A region from the Acanthopagrus latus isolate v.2019 chromosome 8, fAcaLat1.1, whole genome shotgun sequence genome encodes:
- the LOC119024578 gene encoding ubiquitin-associated protein 1-like yields the protein MSTLEDVPFQTLLGPLEEEVQLVTAPDITVPDCQQILQDNEYGFNLEKWITTGKQSVHQAPSCPPYWMMFCSPQESHRAGRRSKDGGAPSPRPRSHSLNSADTRWLRHRTVKFLVSDSEDEDGYNEDTENSSTEDAPHPFKSREWPRSAAPKDPVSRVKDMHLCPSTQHCKPDSPRSVRGHRGALPSLHDSRQPLRAMEQHRPLQASPLLSGQKNSKKKQRSLSSGSRKFSQNTPPAGPSPCRLPKQRPSSAGPVVKNHRQKTLRTGGPCGVFFDSAAELLSALSQEERELLETITEKGYPLRTAILALQKTGYHSPEKILKYLKASDRLCELGYHEAQVEEALEMFQNCESKAAEFLRLLTQFNEMGFQQSAIKEVLLVHENHRERALEELMTRMA from the exons ATGAGCACTCTGGAGGATGTCCCATTTCAGACCCTACTGGGtccactggaggaggaggtgcagctcGTGACAGCTCCAGACATCACTGTACCAGACTGCCAACAGATTCTGCAAGATAATGAG TATGGATTCAACCTGGAGAAATGGATTACAACTGGGAAGCAGTCAGTGCATCAGGCCCCATCCTGCCCCCCCTACTGGATGATGTTCTGCAGCCCTCAGGAGAGTCACAGGGCTGGCCGCAGGAGCAAGGACGGCGGGGCCCCAAGCCCTCGGCCCCGCAGTCACAGCCTGAACTCAGCTGACACTCGCTGGCTGCGCCATCGCACTGTAAAGTTCCTCGTATCTGACTCTGAGGATGAAGACGGTTACAATGAGGATACTGAAAACTCCTCCACTGAAGATGCTCCTCATCCCTTCAAGAGCAGAGAGTGGCCACGGAGCGCTGCACCCAAAGACCCAGTCTCCAGAGTCAAAGACATGCACCTTTGTCCTTCCACTCAACACTGTAAGCCTGACTCACCTCGGAGCGTCAGAGGCCACAGAGGGGCTTTACCTTCACTCCATGACAGCAGACAACCTCTGAGAGCAATGGAGCAGCACCGGCCACTGCAGGCCAGCCCCCTTCTCTCAGGGCAAaagaacagcaaaaagaaacagcGTTCACTGAGTTCTGGCAGCAGAAAGTTCTCCCAAAACACACCACCTGCCGGTCCCTCACCATGCAGGCTGCCGAAGCAACGACCCTCCTCTGCAGGGCCTGTTGTCAAGAACCACAGACAGAAG ACCCTGAGGACAGGCGGCCCTTGTGGGGTTTTCTTCGATTCAGCAGCAGAGTTGTTGTCAGCACTCAGCCAGGAAGAAAGGGAGCTACTTGAAACCATCACAGAGAAGGGATACCCTCTACGTACAGCTATTCTGGCCCTGCAGAAGACAGGCTACCACAGTCCAGAGAAG ATCCTAAAATACCTGAAGGCCAGTGACCGTCTGTGTGAGCTGGGTTATCATGAAGCTCAGGTGGAGGAGGCCTTGGAGATGTTTCAGAACTGTGAAAGCAAG GCTGCTGAGTTCCTGCGTCTTCTGACTCAGTTTAATGAGATGGGCTTCCAGCAAAGTGCAATCAAAGAAGTGCTGCTTGTTCATGAAAATCACCGGGAGAGGGCGCTCGAAGAACTCATGACACGCATGGCTTAA